In Spinacia oleracea cultivar Varoflay chromosome 5, BTI_SOV_V1, whole genome shotgun sequence, a single window of DNA contains:
- the LOC110790212 gene encoding myb family transcription factor IPN2 isoform X3, with product MFHHPKKPSSMTSNERTSSMCVQNDSGLVLTTDPKPRLRWTVELHERFVDAVTQLGGPDKATPKTIMRVMGVKGLTLYHLKSHLQKFRLGKQPHKDFSDHHSVKDASSLELQRNTASSSGLMGRSMNHDSNVHISDALRMQMEVQRRLQEQLEVQRHLQLRIEAQGKYMQNILEKACQTLAGETNMAASGSYNNKGNNNLLGNNSPTMVDHLGGSMKEFGPMNFPSLQDLNIYGGEQQLDLHPSMDRSSSFENFMQVPNDSLCLGQKKRPNIYNNGNNNGKSPLMWSDNDHLRLQELGPPTSASCLGHPQDPFKATDIQIAPPSSSLDHHQIDSISEIYESKPLLTTDIDKKFDSSPKLERLSPLSPTTQGISLGRNSPYG from the exons aTGTTCCATCACCCTAAGAAGCCTTCTTCTATGACTTCAAATGAAAGGACTTCTTCCATGTGTGTTCAAAATGACTCTGGCCTCGTTCTCACTACCGACCCTAAGCCTCGTCTTAGGTGGACTGTCGAGCTCCATGAACGCTTTGTTGATGCTGTTACTCAGCTTGGAGGCCCTGATA AAGCTACACCAAAGACCATCATGAGAGTTATGGGTGTTAAAGGTCTCACTTTGTACCACCTCAAGAGCCATCTTCAG AAATTTCGGCTAGGAAAGCAGCCTCATAAGGATTTTAGTGACCATCATTCGGTTAAGGATG CATCTTCGTTGGAGCTTCAGAGGAACACTGCATCTTCCTCGGGACTAATGGGTCGCAGTATGAATCACGA CAGCAATGTGCATATTAGTGATGCACTCAGGATGCAAATGGAGGTTCAGAGGAGACTCCAAGAACAATTAGAG GTCCAAAGACATTTACAACTAAGGATTGAAGCGCAAGGAAAGTACATGCAGAACATACTAGAGAAAGCATGTCAAACACTAGCAGGAGAAACCAACATGGCAGCTTCAGGAAGCTATAATAACAAAGGCAACAACAACCTTCTAGGCAATAACAGCCCAACAATGGTGGACCATTTAGGAGGATCAATGAAAGAATTCGGGCCGATGAACTTCCCTTCCCTCCAAGACCTTAACATCTACGGTGGAGAACAACAACTAGATCTACACCCAAGTATGGACCGATCTTCATCGTTTGAAAACTTCATGCAAGTACCAAATGATAGCCTTTGTTTAGGCCAAAAGAAGAGACCAAACATTTATAATAACGGGAATAATAATGGTAAGAGTCCTTTAATGTGGTCTGATAACGATCATCTTCGTCTTCAAGAACTCGGACCTCCAACATCAGCAAGTTGCTTAGGGCATCCACAAGATCCTTTTAAGGCAACAGATATTCAAATTGCACCACCATCTTCGTCTTTGGATCATCATCAAATCGATTCAATCTCGGAGATTTATGAGTCAAAGCCACTCCTAACAACTGATATTGACAAGAAATTTGATTCGTCGCCTAAGCTAGAGAGGTTGTCACCACTCTCACCAACAACACAAGGTATCTCTCTTGGGAGAAATTCTCCCTACGGTTGA
- the LOC110790212 gene encoding myb family transcription factor IPN2 isoform X4, which yields MFHHPKKPSSMTSNERTSSMCVQNDSGLVLTTDPKPRLRWTVELHERFVDAVTQLGGPDKATPKTIMRVMGVKGLTLYHLKSHLQKFRLGKQPHKDFSDHHSVKDASSLELQRNTASSSGLMGRSMNHDNVHISDALRMQMEVQRRLQEQLEVQRHLQLRIEAQGKYMQNILEKACQTLAGETNMAASGSYNNKGNNNLLGNNSPTMVDHLGGSMKEFGPMNFPSLQDLNIYGGEQQLDLHPSMDRSSSFENFMQVPNDSLCLGQKKRPNIYNNGNNNGKSPLMWSDNDHLRLQELGPPTSASCLGHPQDPFKATDIQIAPPSSSLDHHQIDSISEIYESKPLLTTDIDKKFDSSPKLERLSPLSPTTQGISLGRNSPYG from the exons aTGTTCCATCACCCTAAGAAGCCTTCTTCTATGACTTCAAATGAAAGGACTTCTTCCATGTGTGTTCAAAATGACTCTGGCCTCGTTCTCACTACCGACCCTAAGCCTCGTCTTAGGTGGACTGTCGAGCTCCATGAACGCTTTGTTGATGCTGTTACTCAGCTTGGAGGCCCTGATA AAGCTACACCAAAGACCATCATGAGAGTTATGGGTGTTAAAGGTCTCACTTTGTACCACCTCAAGAGCCATCTTCAG AAATTTCGGCTAGGAAAGCAGCCTCATAAGGATTTTAGTGACCATCATTCGGTTAAGGATG CATCTTCGTTGGAGCTTCAGAGGAACACTGCATCTTCCTCGGGACTAATGGGTCGCAGTATGAATCACGA CAATGTGCATATTAGTGATGCACTCAGGATGCAAATGGAGGTTCAGAGGAGACTCCAAGAACAATTAGAG GTCCAAAGACATTTACAACTAAGGATTGAAGCGCAAGGAAAGTACATGCAGAACATACTAGAGAAAGCATGTCAAACACTAGCAGGAGAAACCAACATGGCAGCTTCAGGAAGCTATAATAACAAAGGCAACAACAACCTTCTAGGCAATAACAGCCCAACAATGGTGGACCATTTAGGAGGATCAATGAAAGAATTCGGGCCGATGAACTTCCCTTCCCTCCAAGACCTTAACATCTACGGTGGAGAACAACAACTAGATCTACACCCAAGTATGGACCGATCTTCATCGTTTGAAAACTTCATGCAAGTACCAAATGATAGCCTTTGTTTAGGCCAAAAGAAGAGACCAAACATTTATAATAACGGGAATAATAATGGTAAGAGTCCTTTAATGTGGTCTGATAACGATCATCTTCGTCTTCAAGAACTCGGACCTCCAACATCAGCAAGTTGCTTAGGGCATCCACAAGATCCTTTTAAGGCAACAGATATTCAAATTGCACCACCATCTTCGTCTTTGGATCATCATCAAATCGATTCAATCTCGGAGATTTATGAGTCAAAGCCACTCCTAACAACTGATATTGACAAGAAATTTGATTCGTCGCCTAAGCTAGAGAGGTTGTCACCACTCTCACCAACAACACAAGGTATCTCTCTTGGGAGAAATTCTCCCTACGGTTGA
- the LOC110790212 gene encoding myb family transcription factor IPN2 isoform X2 codes for MFHHPKKPSSMTSNERTSSMCVQNDSGLVLTTDPKPRLRWTVELHERFVDAVTQLGGPDKATPKTIMRVMGVKGLTLYHLKSHLQKFRLGKQPHKDFSDHHSVKDGKRASSLELQRNTASSSGLMGRSMNHDNVHISDALRMQMEVQRRLQEQLEVQRHLQLRIEAQGKYMQNILEKACQTLAGETNMAASGSYNNKGNNNLLGNNSPTMVDHLGGSMKEFGPMNFPSLQDLNIYGGEQQLDLHPSMDRSSSFENFMQVPNDSLCLGQKKRPNIYNNGNNNGKSPLMWSDNDHLRLQELGPPTSASCLGHPQDPFKATDIQIAPPSSSLDHHQIDSISEIYESKPLLTTDIDKKFDSSPKLERLSPLSPTTQGISLGRNSPYG; via the exons aTGTTCCATCACCCTAAGAAGCCTTCTTCTATGACTTCAAATGAAAGGACTTCTTCCATGTGTGTTCAAAATGACTCTGGCCTCGTTCTCACTACCGACCCTAAGCCTCGTCTTAGGTGGACTGTCGAGCTCCATGAACGCTTTGTTGATGCTGTTACTCAGCTTGGAGGCCCTGATA AAGCTACACCAAAGACCATCATGAGAGTTATGGGTGTTAAAGGTCTCACTTTGTACCACCTCAAGAGCCATCTTCAG AAATTTCGGCTAGGAAAGCAGCCTCATAAGGATTTTAGTGACCATCATTCGGTTAAGGATGGTAAGAGAG CATCTTCGTTGGAGCTTCAGAGGAACACTGCATCTTCCTCGGGACTAATGGGTCGCAGTATGAATCACGA CAATGTGCATATTAGTGATGCACTCAGGATGCAAATGGAGGTTCAGAGGAGACTCCAAGAACAATTAGAG GTCCAAAGACATTTACAACTAAGGATTGAAGCGCAAGGAAAGTACATGCAGAACATACTAGAGAAAGCATGTCAAACACTAGCAGGAGAAACCAACATGGCAGCTTCAGGAAGCTATAATAACAAAGGCAACAACAACCTTCTAGGCAATAACAGCCCAACAATGGTGGACCATTTAGGAGGATCAATGAAAGAATTCGGGCCGATGAACTTCCCTTCCCTCCAAGACCTTAACATCTACGGTGGAGAACAACAACTAGATCTACACCCAAGTATGGACCGATCTTCATCGTTTGAAAACTTCATGCAAGTACCAAATGATAGCCTTTGTTTAGGCCAAAAGAAGAGACCAAACATTTATAATAACGGGAATAATAATGGTAAGAGTCCTTTAATGTGGTCTGATAACGATCATCTTCGTCTTCAAGAACTCGGACCTCCAACATCAGCAAGTTGCTTAGGGCATCCACAAGATCCTTTTAAGGCAACAGATATTCAAATTGCACCACCATCTTCGTCTTTGGATCATCATCAAATCGATTCAATCTCGGAGATTTATGAGTCAAAGCCACTCCTAACAACTGATATTGACAAGAAATTTGATTCGTCGCCTAAGCTAGAGAGGTTGTCACCACTCTCACCAACAACACAAGGTATCTCTCTTGGGAGAAATTCTCCCTACGGTTGA
- the LOC110790212 gene encoding myb family transcription factor IPN2 isoform X1, with protein sequence MFHHPKKPSSMTSNERTSSMCVQNDSGLVLTTDPKPRLRWTVELHERFVDAVTQLGGPDKATPKTIMRVMGVKGLTLYHLKSHLQKFRLGKQPHKDFSDHHSVKDGKRASSLELQRNTASSSGLMGRSMNHDSNVHISDALRMQMEVQRRLQEQLEVQRHLQLRIEAQGKYMQNILEKACQTLAGETNMAASGSYNNKGNNNLLGNNSPTMVDHLGGSMKEFGPMNFPSLQDLNIYGGEQQLDLHPSMDRSSSFENFMQVPNDSLCLGQKKRPNIYNNGNNNGKSPLMWSDNDHLRLQELGPPTSASCLGHPQDPFKATDIQIAPPSSSLDHHQIDSISEIYESKPLLTTDIDKKFDSSPKLERLSPLSPTTQGISLGRNSPYG encoded by the exons aTGTTCCATCACCCTAAGAAGCCTTCTTCTATGACTTCAAATGAAAGGACTTCTTCCATGTGTGTTCAAAATGACTCTGGCCTCGTTCTCACTACCGACCCTAAGCCTCGTCTTAGGTGGACTGTCGAGCTCCATGAACGCTTTGTTGATGCTGTTACTCAGCTTGGAGGCCCTGATA AAGCTACACCAAAGACCATCATGAGAGTTATGGGTGTTAAAGGTCTCACTTTGTACCACCTCAAGAGCCATCTTCAG AAATTTCGGCTAGGAAAGCAGCCTCATAAGGATTTTAGTGACCATCATTCGGTTAAGGATGGTAAGAGAG CATCTTCGTTGGAGCTTCAGAGGAACACTGCATCTTCCTCGGGACTAATGGGTCGCAGTATGAATCACGA CAGCAATGTGCATATTAGTGATGCACTCAGGATGCAAATGGAGGTTCAGAGGAGACTCCAAGAACAATTAGAG GTCCAAAGACATTTACAACTAAGGATTGAAGCGCAAGGAAAGTACATGCAGAACATACTAGAGAAAGCATGTCAAACACTAGCAGGAGAAACCAACATGGCAGCTTCAGGAAGCTATAATAACAAAGGCAACAACAACCTTCTAGGCAATAACAGCCCAACAATGGTGGACCATTTAGGAGGATCAATGAAAGAATTCGGGCCGATGAACTTCCCTTCCCTCCAAGACCTTAACATCTACGGTGGAGAACAACAACTAGATCTACACCCAAGTATGGACCGATCTTCATCGTTTGAAAACTTCATGCAAGTACCAAATGATAGCCTTTGTTTAGGCCAAAAGAAGAGACCAAACATTTATAATAACGGGAATAATAATGGTAAGAGTCCTTTAATGTGGTCTGATAACGATCATCTTCGTCTTCAAGAACTCGGACCTCCAACATCAGCAAGTTGCTTAGGGCATCCACAAGATCCTTTTAAGGCAACAGATATTCAAATTGCACCACCATCTTCGTCTTTGGATCATCATCAAATCGATTCAATCTCGGAGATTTATGAGTCAAAGCCACTCCTAACAACTGATATTGACAAGAAATTTGATTCGTCGCCTAAGCTAGAGAGGTTGTCACCACTCTCACCAACAACACAAGGTATCTCTCTTGGGAGAAATTCTCCCTACGGTTGA